In the genome of Bradyrhizobium sp. CIAT3101, one region contains:
- a CDS encoding helix-turn-helix domain-containing protein gives MESLITAAARALEAGDPLGALNRVALRNDAPSLALRGIAMAQLGDLAKAKTLLRSAARAFGPREAVARARCVVAEAEIALVSRDLSWPAKTLAAARATLASHGDLANAAHAGHIEARRLLLLGRIDEAERTLAAIGASPLPPASLVVRELVVAGIAIRRLKTRDARAALDRAAKAALQARIPALAAEVDSASLVLNTPAARLIARGSEHPLLLGEVERLATSTALVVDTFHHVVRRQGTAVSLGTRPVLFALARLLAQAWPADVSREALISGAFGARHVDESHRARLRVEIGRLRTQLKPLAEISATKQGFELAPRKTRDVIVLARPVEEKHAAVLAILADGEPWSSSALALALGMSARTVQRALEELARASKVQSFGHGRARRWMTPPVPGFPTGLLLPGPLLKA, from the coding sequence ATGGAGTCGCTGATCACGGCTGCGGCGCGCGCGTTGGAGGCCGGCGATCCCCTCGGCGCCCTGAACCGCGTCGCGCTGCGCAACGATGCGCCGTCGCTGGCGCTACGCGGCATCGCGATGGCGCAGCTCGGCGACCTCGCAAAAGCGAAGACGCTGCTGCGCAGCGCTGCGCGCGCGTTCGGGCCGAGAGAGGCGGTCGCGCGCGCCAGATGCGTGGTGGCCGAGGCCGAGATCGCACTGGTCTCGCGCGACCTGAGCTGGCCGGCCAAGACGCTCGCAGCCGCACGCGCGACGCTCGCAAGCCATGGCGATCTCGCCAATGCCGCCCATGCCGGCCATATCGAGGCCCGTCGGCTGCTGCTGCTCGGACGGATCGACGAGGCCGAGCGCACGCTGGCCGCGATCGGCGCCTCCCCGCTGCCGCCTGCATCCCTCGTGGTGCGCGAGCTGGTGGTCGCCGGCATCGCCATCAGGCGGCTGAAAACCAGAGATGCGCGCGCCGCGCTCGACCGCGCAGCCAAGGCAGCGCTGCAGGCAAGAATCCCGGCGCTCGCAGCCGAGGTCGACAGCGCCAGCCTCGTCCTGAACACGCCGGCCGCGCGCCTGATCGCGCGCGGCAGCGAGCACCCGCTGCTGCTCGGCGAGGTCGAGAGACTGGCGACCTCGACGGCGCTCGTCGTCGACACCTTCCATCACGTCGTGCGTAGGCAAGGCACGGCCGTGTCGCTCGGAACGCGCCCCGTGCTGTTCGCGCTCGCCCGCCTGCTGGCGCAGGCATGGCCCGCCGATGTCTCGCGCGAGGCGCTGATATCGGGCGCGTTTGGGGCCAGGCACGTCGATGAGTCCCATCGCGCGCGCTTGCGCGTCGAGATCGGTCGGCTCCGCACCCAGCTCAAGCCGCTGGCCGAGATCAGCGCAACGAAGCAGGGTTTTGAACTGGCCCCGCGGAAAACGCGCGACGTCATCGTGCTGGCGCGGCCCGTCGAGGAGAAGCACGCCGCCGTGCTCGCCATTCTCGCCGACGGCGAACCGTGGTCGAGCTCGGCGCTCGCGCTCGCGCTTGGCATGAGTGCACGCACGGTGCAGCGGGCGCTCGAAGAGCTGGCGCGCGCCAGCAAGGTGCAGTCGTTCGGCCACGGACGGGCGCGCCGCTGGATGACCCCGCCGGTCCCCGGATTCCCGACAGGCTTGTTACTCCCCGGACCGCTCCTGAAGGCGTAG
- a CDS encoding ABC transporter ATP-binding protein has product MEAGMVTPALVRFSGIQKTYDGEHLVVKNLDLDIKKGEFITLLGPSGSGKTTTLMMLAGFEVPTHGEIYLAERPIKNMPPHKRDIGMVFQNYALFPHLTIEENVAFPLSVRKVGKADTQARVKAALRMIKMETMAQRRPGQLSGGQQQRVALARALVFNPQLVLMDEPLGALDKRLREQMQLEIKQLHETMGITVVYVTHDQSEALTMSDRIAVFNDGIVQQIDRPDALYEHPVNSFVANFVGENNVLAGTVETIEQDYCRVALAAGGAVMARAVNVSGAGASTSLSVRPERIAIIPDGASGDGPNRLPAKVQNTIYLGDHALAVLDVAGNAEFMVKLQPGAHDSLRPGENVFVTFRPEDCLALDPV; this is encoded by the coding sequence ATGGAAGCCGGCATGGTCACGCCCGCACTGGTGCGGTTTTCCGGCATTCAGAAAACCTATGATGGCGAGCATCTCGTGGTGAAGAACCTCGATCTCGACATCAAGAAGGGCGAGTTCATCACCCTGCTCGGCCCGTCGGGCTCGGGCAAGACGACCACGCTGATGATGCTGGCGGGCTTCGAGGTTCCGACCCACGGCGAGATCTACCTCGCGGAACGGCCGATCAAGAACATGCCGCCGCACAAGCGCGACATCGGCATGGTGTTCCAGAACTATGCCCTGTTTCCGCACCTGACGATCGAGGAGAACGTCGCTTTTCCGCTGTCCGTCCGCAAGGTCGGCAAGGCGGACACGCAGGCGCGCGTCAAGGCGGCGCTGCGCATGATCAAGATGGAAACCATGGCGCAGCGGCGGCCCGGGCAACTGTCCGGCGGCCAGCAGCAGCGCGTGGCGCTGGCCCGCGCGCTGGTCTTCAACCCGCAGCTCGTGCTGATGGACGAGCCGCTGGGCGCGCTGGACAAGCGCCTGCGCGAGCAGATGCAGCTGGAGATCAAGCAGCTGCACGAGACGATGGGCATCACCGTCGTCTATGTCACCCACGACCAGAGCGAAGCGCTCACCATGTCGGACCGCATCGCCGTGTTCAACGACGGCATCGTGCAGCAGATCGACCGGCCCGACGCGCTGTATGAGCATCCGGTCAACAGCTTCGTCGCCAACTTCGTCGGCGAGAACAATGTGCTGGCCGGCACCGTGGAGACGATCGAGCAGGACTATTGCCGCGTCGCGCTGGCGGCCGGCGGCGCCGTCATGGCCCGTGCGGTCAACGTATCGGGCGCAGGCGCATCGACCTCCCTGTCGGTCCGGCCGGAGCGGATCGCCATCATCCCTGACGGCGCCTCCGGCGACGGACCGAACCGGCTGCCGGCCAAGGTGCAGAACACCATCTATCTCGGCGATCACGCGCTGGCTGTGCTCGATGTCGCCGGCAACGCCGAATTCATGGTCAAGCTTCAACCGGGGGCGCATGATAGCCTGAGGCCCGGCGAGAATGTCTTCGTCACCTTCCGCCCCGAGGACTGCCTCGCCCTCGATCCCGTCTGA
- a CDS encoding thioredoxin family protein, with translation MMTSVEKAGTNAAMQTPPVVSPQDWEAARQQLLVKEKAHTRARDALAAERRRMPWMEVDKTYAFEAPSGKASLLDLFQGRKQLILYRAFFEPGVFGWPDHACRGCSMVADQVAHVSHLNARDTTLVFASRAPQADIARLKARMGWNIPWVTITDSFDADFGVGEWHGTNVFYRDGTRIFRTYLIKSRGDEQMGGTWNYLDITPLGRQEPWEDSPAGYPKSPTYKWWNWNDSYEAGAAPDKKWVEVSDAGEIALRTPGAQ, from the coding sequence ATGATGACATCAGTTGAAAAAGCAGGAACTAACGCCGCCATGCAAACACCGCCGGTGGTGTCGCCGCAGGACTGGGAGGCAGCCCGTCAGCAACTGCTCGTGAAGGAAAAGGCGCATACCCGCGCCCGCGATGCACTCGCCGCCGAACGCCGGCGCATGCCGTGGATGGAAGTCGACAAAACCTACGCATTCGAGGCGCCCTCGGGCAAGGCCAGTCTGCTCGATCTGTTCCAGGGCCGAAAGCAGCTCATCCTCTACCGGGCCTTCTTCGAGCCGGGGGTGTTCGGCTGGCCCGACCATGCCTGCCGCGGCTGCTCCATGGTGGCCGACCAGGTCGCCCATGTTTCCCATCTGAACGCCCGCGACACCACGCTGGTGTTCGCTTCGCGCGCGCCGCAAGCCGACATCGCGCGGCTGAAGGCGCGGATGGGCTGGAACATTCCGTGGGTCACCATCACCGACAGTTTCGATGCCGATTTCGGCGTCGGCGAGTGGCACGGCACCAACGTGTTCTACCGCGACGGCACGCGCATCTTCCGCACCTATCTGATCAAGAGCCGCGGCGACGAACAGATGGGCGGCACCTGGAACTATCTCGACATCACCCCGCTCGGCCGCCAGGAGCCCTGGGAGGATTCGCCGGCCGGTTATCCGAAGTCGCCGACCTACAAATGGTGGAACTGGAACGACAGCTACGAGGCGGGTGCTGCGCCGGACAAGAAATGGGTCGAGGTGTCGGACGCCGGCGAGATCGCGCTCCGCACGCCGGGCGCGCAGTGA
- a CDS encoding PQQ-binding-like beta-propeller repeat protein yields the protein MKRSAAEIVTEYGPFEGVEAVHGVTYDGTHVWFASGDKLNGLDPANGRIARSLDVAAHAGTAFDGRHLFQIAEDRIQKIDAATGKVLATIPAPGGGGDSGLAWAEGSLWVGQYRERKIHQIDPDSGKILRTIESKRFVTGVTWVDGELWHGTWEGEDSDIRRIDPDTGKVLEQLDLPAGTMVSGLESDGGDRLFCGGGDSGKVRAVRRPRRG from the coding sequence ATGAAGCGTTCCGCCGCAGAGATCGTCACGGAGTACGGGCCTTTCGAAGGCGTCGAGGCCGTGCACGGCGTCACCTATGACGGCACCCATGTCTGGTTCGCATCGGGCGACAAATTGAATGGCCTCGATCCGGCCAACGGCAGAATCGCGCGCTCGCTCGATGTCGCCGCACATGCGGGCACGGCGTTCGACGGCCGCCATTTGTTCCAGATCGCGGAGGATCGCATCCAGAAGATCGACGCCGCGACAGGCAAGGTGCTCGCCACGATCCCCGCGCCCGGTGGCGGCGGCGATTCCGGATTGGCCTGGGCCGAAGGTTCGCTCTGGGTCGGTCAGTATCGCGAGCGCAAGATCCATCAGATCGATCCCGACAGCGGCAAGATTCTCCGCACCATCGAGAGCAAGCGTTTCGTGACCGGGGTGACCTGGGTCGACGGCGAGCTCTGGCATGGCACCTGGGAGGGCGAGGACAGCGATATCAGGCGGATCGATCCCGATACGGGCAAGGTGCTCGAGCAGCTCGACCTGCCGGCCGGGACGATGGTTTCGGGGCTGGAATCCGACGGCGGCGACCGCCTTTTCTGCGGCGGCGGCGACAGCGGCAAGGTGCGCGCGGTCCGCCGTCCCAGGCGGGGCTAG
- a CDS encoding DUF4403 family protein, which translates to MRLTLNLKTVLIAVAVLAASFFISLKAMDWLSPRATNSAPPVAQLPPLPPVSKSSIVVAPVAIALSAIREQAEKAAPRNFAGKAENPISQILQDADIGWTAARGPMAAVGDKDVLTLSTPITGKLNVTGSLSAKATGALGDALGSVLGGDAAKRIGAVNIKNLNASAEIKGNVVVTSRPKLAAAWHLEPNLGAQVNLGDTNLNVAGAKVNVPAQVKPLIDKTVGDQLNVVSERIRNDPSLRENAKVQWAKACRSIPLQGGGSSAALPPLWLEMKPTRAIAAQPRVDAQNVTLLLGLEAETRVTSTQTKPDCPFPDKISIVPPTGTGVNIGVPIDVPFTEINKLIAAQMVGHTYPEDGSGPVEVTVKSVNVVPSGERLLISLLVRAKEKKSWLGLGAEATVHIWGRPMLDQAQQTLRLADIQLAVESEAAFGLLGAAARAVVPQMQQALVQKATLDLKPIAANAREKIAGVIADFQKSEDGVKVEANISSLTLADIAFDSKTLRVVAEAGGTLNVYVTKLSGM; encoded by the coding sequence ATGCGTCTGACGTTGAACTTGAAGACTGTCCTGATCGCCGTTGCGGTGCTCGCGGCGTCGTTTTTCATCAGCCTGAAGGCAATGGATTGGCTGTCGCCGCGCGCGACCAATTCCGCGCCGCCGGTCGCGCAACTGCCGCCGCTGCCGCCGGTCTCGAAAAGCTCGATCGTGGTGGCGCCGGTGGCGATCGCGCTGTCGGCGATCCGGGAGCAGGCCGAGAAGGCCGCGCCGCGCAATTTTGCCGGCAAGGCCGAGAACCCGATCTCGCAGATTCTGCAGGACGCCGATATCGGCTGGACCGCCGCCCGCGGACCGATGGCGGCTGTCGGCGACAAGGACGTGCTGACGCTGTCGACGCCGATCACCGGCAAGCTGAACGTGACGGGATCGCTCTCGGCGAAAGCCACCGGCGCGCTCGGCGATGCGCTGGGCAGCGTGCTCGGCGGCGACGCGGCGAAACGGATCGGCGCGGTCAACATCAAGAATTTGAACGCCAGCGCCGAGATCAAGGGCAACGTGGTCGTCACCTCGCGCCCGAAGCTCGCGGCCGCCTGGCATCTCGAGCCGAATTTGGGCGCACAGGTCAATCTCGGCGATACCAACCTCAACGTCGCCGGCGCCAAGGTCAACGTGCCGGCGCAGGTGAAGCCGCTGATCGACAAGACCGTCGGCGATCAGCTCAACGTCGTTTCGGAGCGCATCCGCAACGATCCCAGCCTGCGCGAGAACGCGAAGGTGCAATGGGCCAAGGCCTGCCGCTCGATCCCGCTGCAAGGCGGCGGCTCCTCGGCGGCGCTGCCGCCGCTCTGGCTCGAGATGAAGCCGACCCGCGCCATCGCGGCGCAGCCGCGCGTCGACGCGCAGAACGTGACGCTGCTGCTCGGCCTCGAGGCCGAGACGCGCGTGACGTCGACGCAGACCAAGCCGGACTGCCCGTTCCCCGACAAGATCTCGATCGTGCCGCCGACCGGCACCGGCGTGAACATCGGCGTTCCCATCGACGTGCCCTTCACCGAGATCAACAAGCTGATCGCGGCACAGATGGTCGGCCACACCTATCCCGAGGATGGCTCCGGTCCGGTCGAGGTCACGGTGAAGAGCGTCAACGTCGTCCCCTCCGGCGAGCGGCTGCTGATCTCGCTCTTGGTGCGTGCCAAGGAGAAGAAGAGCTGGCTCGGGCTCGGCGCCGAGGCGACCGTGCACATCTGGGGCCGGCCGATGCTCGACCAGGCCCAGCAGACGCTGCGGCTCGCCGACATCCAGCTCGCGGTGGAGTCCGAAGCGGCCTTCGGGCTGCTTGGCGCAGCCGCCCGCGCGGTGGTGCCGCAGATGCAGCAGGCGCTGGTGCAGAAGGCGACGCTCGACCTGAAGCCGATCGCCGCCAACGCGCGCGAGAAGATCGCAGGCGTCATCGCCGACTTCCAGAAGAGCGAGGACGGCGTCAAGGTCGAGGCCAATATCAGCAGCCTGACGCTCGCCGACATCGCCTTCGATTCCAAGACGCTGCGCGTGGTCGCGGAAGCCGGCGGCACACTCAACGTGTACGTGACGAAGCTGTCGGGGATGTAG